In Pseudoduganella albidiflava, a single window of DNA contains:
- a CDS encoding flagellar hook-basal body complex protein FliE, translating into MANDIGGMIKADLAALTNAASDLASQAGAIAPAMQFDAQSGAHAGQSGGFADAMMSAVSSVNAADKAAGEKMADVDAGRSDDLVGAMMASQEASLSFSMLMQVRNKVMGAVDELIKLPL; encoded by the coding sequence ATGGCAAATGATATCGGCGGCATGATCAAGGCGGACCTGGCGGCACTCACCAATGCCGCATCCGACCTCGCCAGCCAGGCGGGCGCGATTGCGCCGGCCATGCAGTTCGACGCACAGTCCGGCGCCCATGCCGGGCAATCCGGCGGCTTCGCCGACGCAATGATGAGCGCTGTCTCCAGCGTGAACGCGGCCGACAAGGCTGCGGGTGAAAAAATGGCCGATGTCGACGCCGGCCGCAGCGACGACCTGGTAGGCGCCATGATGGCCAGCCAGGAAGCCAGCCTCTCGTTCTCGATGCTGATGCAAGTTCGCAACAAAGTGATGGGCGCCGTCGACGAGCTCATCAAGCTGCCGCTGTAA
- a CDS encoding FliM/FliN family flagellar motor switch protein — MTTLTTTAPHQVLDPSLLGRPVHRLPHFAAQLRDDLAAALRHPASRRYWGGTEVEQVGFSQLTGSEPRTRWQYFAAGSGVIAFAIERPLLLAALDQRYGAAKAGAPAPSADPAQVRVTATEERLSVALGQQLAHVVGSRIAASLPGGQPLAAPLPPAAPAAGGQPGKGTWLITMNVRAGELAGRVWFALDKHLISDVLHGLAPQRETGRGAGGQAPKPAAPLAQRLQVTLAGQLVSKEVTLGALFDLRIGDVIPVSLDRADVMLEDSRLYTAAVTEHKGKLCLTSFEDIE; from the coding sequence ATGACCACGCTGACCACCACCGCACCGCACCAGGTACTGGATCCGAGCCTGCTGGGCCGCCCGGTTCACCGCCTGCCGCACTTCGCTGCCCAGTTGCGCGACGACCTTGCCGCCGCGCTGCGCCACCCCGCGAGCCGCCGCTACTGGGGCGGCACCGAGGTCGAGCAGGTTGGCTTCTCGCAGTTGACCGGCAGCGAGCCGCGCACGCGCTGGCAGTACTTCGCCGCGGGCAGTGGCGTGATCGCCTTCGCGATCGAACGGCCGCTCCTGCTGGCTGCGCTGGACCAGCGCTACGGTGCGGCCAAGGCCGGCGCGCCCGCACCATCCGCCGACCCCGCACAGGTGCGCGTGACCGCCACGGAAGAACGGCTGAGCGTTGCGTTGGGGCAACAGCTGGCGCATGTGGTGGGTTCGCGCATCGCCGCCAGCCTGCCCGGCGGCCAGCCGCTGGCCGCGCCGCTGCCGCCCGCCGCGCCCGCCGCCGGCGGCCAGCCGGGCAAGGGCACGTGGCTCATCACGATGAATGTGCGCGCCGGGGAACTGGCAGGCAGGGTATGGTTTGCACTGGATAAGCATTTGATATCGGACGTGCTGCATGGCCTGGCGCCGCAGCGTGAAACAGGCCGGGGCGCCGGCGGGCAAGCGCCGAAGCCGGCGGCGCCGCTGGCGCAGCGGCTGCAGGTGACGCTGGCCGGGCAGCTGGTCAGCAAGGAAGTCACGCTGGGCGCGCTGTTCGACCTGCGGATCGGCGACGTGATTCCGGTCAGCCTGGACAGGGCAGACGTGATGCTCGAGGATTCGCGGCTGTACACGGCCGCGGTGACCGAGCACAAGGGAAAACTGTGCCTGACCTCTTTTGAAGACATCGAATGA
- a CDS encoding FliM/FliN family flagellar motor switch protein has protein sequence MMNENGNNDALLDDTEEMIIEPVPSPMAGDFTQAPLAPRRDLPQMMRKIPVTLTLEVGSARISLQDLMNIGPDSVVELDALAGEPLVIKVNGTAIGRAEVVVAGENYGLKVIDLDGLNLDMMTS, from the coding sequence ATGATGAACGAAAACGGAAACAACGACGCGCTGCTTGACGACACCGAAGAGATGATCATCGAACCGGTGCCCAGCCCGATGGCTGGTGACTTCACCCAGGCGCCGCTCGCACCGCGCCGCGACCTGCCACAAATGATGCGCAAGATCCCCGTGACGCTGACCCTGGAAGTGGGATCGGCGCGCATTTCCCTGCAGGACCTGATGAACATCGGGCCGGACAGCGTGGTGGAACTGGACGCGCTGGCCGGCGAGCCGCTGGTCATCAAGGTGAACGGCACCGCGATCGGGCGCGCCGAAGTGGTGGTGGCGGGCGAGAACTACGGGCTGAAGGTGATCGACCTGGATGGGCTCAATCTCGACATGATGACCTCATGA
- the fliP gene encoding flagellar type III secretion system pore protein FliP (The bacterial flagellar biogenesis protein FliP forms a type III secretion system (T3SS)-type pore required for flagellar assembly.) encodes MMRAGALETRAAGATPVTPRRAFAPRAALVAGLALVLALILAFLLPALAFAQEANTPDLLAGVVPGARTDLSVKMQILVVMTLLGLLPVLVMMMTSFTRFVIVLSLLRSALGLQQGLPNRIITGIALILTLLVMKPIGDQVWRDAFVPYDQDRIGLQDALRIAEQPVSRFMLAQTSKAALRQIATLAGEQNVANPMQHGFPVKLAAFVLSELKTAFQIGCMLFIPFLIIDLVVSSVLMAMGMMMLSPLVISLPFKLLLFVLVDGWTLTVNTLVTSIQAY; translated from the coding sequence ATGATGCGCGCCGGCGCGCTGGAAACCCGCGCTGCCGGCGCCACACCGGTAACGCCGCGCCGGGCGTTCGCGCCGCGGGCCGCGCTGGTGGCCGGGCTTGCGCTGGTGCTTGCGCTCATCCTGGCGTTCCTGCTGCCCGCGCTGGCCTTCGCCCAGGAGGCGAACACGCCCGACCTGCTGGCCGGCGTGGTGCCCGGCGCGCGCACCGACCTGTCGGTGAAGATGCAGATCCTGGTCGTCATGACCCTGCTGGGCTTGCTGCCCGTGCTGGTCATGATGATGACGAGCTTCACCCGCTTCGTCATCGTGCTGTCGCTGCTGCGTTCGGCGCTGGGCTTGCAGCAGGGCTTGCCGAACCGGATCATCACCGGCATCGCGCTGATCCTGACCCTGCTGGTGATGAAGCCGATCGGCGACCAGGTGTGGCGCGATGCGTTCGTGCCCTACGACCAGGACCGCATCGGCCTGCAGGATGCGCTGCGCATCGCCGAGCAGCCGGTGTCCCGCTTCATGCTGGCCCAGACCAGCAAGGCCGCGCTGCGGCAGATCGCCACGCTGGCCGGCGAACAGAACGTGGCGAACCCCATGCAGCACGGTTTCCCCGTGAAGCTGGCCGCCTTCGTGCTGTCCGAGCTGAAGACGGCGTTCCAGATCGGCTGCATGCTGTTCATTCCGTTCCTGATCATCGACCTGGTGGTGTCGTCGGTGCTGATGGCGATGGGCATGATGATGCTGTCGCCGCTGGTGATCTCGCTGCCGTTCAAGCTGCTGCTGTTCGTGCTGGTGGATGGCTGGACGCTGACGGTGAACACGCTCGTCACCAGCATCCAGGCGTATTAG
- the fliQ gene encoding flagellar biosynthesis protein FliQ has translation MLTPDVAVDLVAEALHITMVLVLVLVVPGLAAGLVVALFQAATQINEQTLSFLPKLLITLLAIIITGRWMAGYLMDYCVSIFTRAATLVG, from the coding sequence ATGCTGACTCCCGACGTGGCCGTCGACCTGGTGGCCGAGGCCCTGCATATCACGATGGTGCTGGTGCTGGTGCTGGTGGTGCCGGGCCTGGCCGCGGGTCTCGTCGTGGCGCTGTTCCAGGCCGCCACGCAGATCAACGAACAGACGCTGTCGTTCCTGCCGAAGCTGCTGATCACGCTGCTGGCCATCATCATCACCGGGCGCTGGATGGCCGGCTACCTGATGGACTACTGCGTGTCGATCTTCACCCGCGCGGCCACGCTGGTCGGCTGA
- a CDS encoding flagellar biosynthetic protein FliR, which yields MEQVLANLLPLLNALWWPFVRSMALLSAAPVLGEAMVPVMIRVLVSVALAVMMLPVTGKAQVIEDPFTLAMVVATIEQAIIGFVLGLAFYFAMAAIGVLGFVVSSQVGFSMAVMNDPLNGSSSDVISTLLSMLSIIVFFAIDGHLVIIGVIGASFKAWPPGGAHWPDAGPLLLQTVAWNVAWVFSAAMLLAIPVVFSTVVVQIGFGFLNRVAPSLNLFSLGFSVITLFGLLMLGQLVRFIPDHYTRMTSQVLAMIQQQMTAEEARRDGR from the coding sequence ATGGAACAGGTCCTCGCCAACCTGCTGCCCCTGCTGAACGCGCTGTGGTGGCCGTTCGTGCGTTCGATGGCGCTGCTGTCGGCCGCCCCGGTGCTGGGCGAGGCGATGGTGCCGGTGATGATCCGGGTGCTCGTCTCGGTGGCGCTTGCCGTGATGATGCTGCCGGTGACGGGCAAGGCGCAGGTCATCGAGGATCCGTTTACGCTGGCGATGGTGGTGGCCACCATCGAACAGGCCATCATCGGCTTCGTGCTGGGACTGGCGTTCTATTTCGCCATGGCCGCGATCGGCGTGCTGGGCTTCGTGGTGTCGTCGCAGGTGGGTTTCTCGATGGCGGTGATGAACGATCCGCTGAACGGCTCGTCGTCGGACGTGATCTCGACGCTGCTGTCGATGCTGTCGATCATCGTGTTCTTCGCCATCGATGGCCACCTTGTCATCATCGGCGTGATCGGGGCCAGCTTCAAGGCCTGGCCGCCGGGCGGCGCTCATTGGCCAGATGCTGGCCCGCTGCTGTTGCAGACCGTGGCCTGGAACGTGGCCTGGGTGTTCTCGGCGGCGATGCTGCTGGCCATCCCGGTGGTGTTCTCGACGGTGGTGGTGCAGATCGGCTTCGGCTTCCTGAACCGCGTGGCGCCGTCGCTGAACCTGTTCTCGCTGGGTTTTTCCGTAATCACGCTGTTCGGCCTGCTGATGCTGGGCCAGCTGGTGCGCTTCATTCCCGACCATTACACGCGCATGACGAGCCAGGTGCTGGCCATGATCCAGCAGCAGATGACGGCGGAGGAGGCCAGGCGCGATGGCCGATAG
- a CDS encoding EscU/YscU/HrcU family type III secretion system export apparatus switch protein translates to MADSGDKTEKASQQKLKKAREEGQVTRSKDLATAIGILVSLRLFVYLLPDYLDHFRTIFAASFIRMDDGGDVLMNAMSDVFYESSILLVKMVAPLFVVPLFIVLSSMLPGGWMFSTKNLMPKFSKMNPVSNLGRLFGGKAMFELGVSIVKVGILIAVLVHMARSTLNQYTQLQALPMQRAMTEGAALMLDGVMSMVVIFILFAVIDVPAQAFFFAKNQRMSKQDLKEEHKSSEGRPEVKGRIRQLQRAMSQRAARKTVPTADVVIVNPEHYAVALKYDDKRAEAPFVVAKGVDELAQYIRLIAEEHDIEVLRLAPLARAIYNTAQVNQQIPVPLYQAVSQVLHYVFQMKAFRTGGRQARPDFPDQIVVPTSMSEASQT, encoded by the coding sequence ATGGCCGATAGCGGCGACAAGACCGAGAAGGCGTCACAGCAGAAGCTGAAGAAGGCGCGCGAGGAAGGGCAGGTCACCCGCTCGAAGGACCTGGCGACGGCGATCGGTATCCTGGTCAGCCTGCGCCTGTTCGTATACCTGCTGCCCGATTACCTGGACCACTTCCGCACCATCTTCGCGGCCAGCTTCATCCGCATGGACGACGGCGGCGACGTGCTGATGAACGCGATGTCGGACGTCTTCTACGAATCGAGCATCCTGCTGGTCAAGATGGTGGCGCCGCTGTTCGTGGTGCCCCTGTTCATCGTGCTGTCGTCGATGCTGCCGGGCGGCTGGATGTTCAGCACGAAGAACCTGATGCCGAAGTTCTCCAAGATGAATCCCGTGTCGAACCTGGGCCGGCTGTTCGGCGGCAAGGCCATGTTCGAGCTGGGCGTGTCGATCGTCAAGGTCGGCATCCTGATCGCCGTGCTGGTGCACATGGCGCGCTCCACGCTGAACCAGTACACGCAGCTGCAGGCGCTGCCGATGCAGCGGGCGATGACCGAAGGCGCCGCGCTGATGCTCGATGGCGTGATGTCGATGGTGGTGATCTTCATCCTGTTCGCCGTGATCGACGTGCCGGCGCAGGCGTTCTTCTTCGCCAAGAACCAGCGCATGAGCAAGCAGGACCTGAAGGAAGAGCACAAGAGCAGCGAAGGGCGCCCCGAAGTGAAGGGGCGCATCCGCCAGCTGCAGCGGGCCATGTCGCAGCGCGCCGCGCGCAAGACGGTACCGACCGCCGACGTGGTGATCGTCAACCCGGAACACTATGCGGTCGCCCTGAAGTACGACGACAAGCGCGCCGAGGCGCCGTTCGTGGTCGCCAAGGGCGTCGACGAACTGGCGCAGTACATCCGCCTGATCGCCGAGGAGCACGATATCGAGGTGCTGCGCCTGGCCCCGCTGGCGCGCGCCATCTACAATACGGCCCAGGTCAACCAGCAGATTCCCGTGCCGCTGTACCAGGCGGTATCGCAGGTGCTGCACTACGTGTTCCAGATGAAGGCTTTCCGTACCGGCGGCCGCCAGGCCCGCCCCGACTTCCCCGACCAGATCGTGGTACCAACATCGATGAGTGAGGCTTCGCAGACATGA
- a CDS encoding flagellar biosynthesis protein FlhA — translation MNFLNSLVAELRRHKFATPLFVMSILAMIILPLPPILLDVLFTFNIVLSLIVILVSVQAKRPLDFSVFPTVILLTTMLRLTLNVASTRVVLLHGHEGTHAAGAVVEAFGNVVIGGNFVVGLVVFVILMIINFAVVTKGAERISEVSARFTLDALPGKQMAIDADLNAGLINQEKAQLRRKEVAMEADFYGAMDGASKFVRGDAIASILILIINLVGGVAIGSIMQGMGFGDAFRQYALLTIGDGLVAQIPALLLSAAAAIIVTRVSDAGDFEEEVSIQLLANPSVLYSAAGLMVIMGVVPGMPWLPFLSFAGALAYVGWRMQQRAVAPPDTRQLEAIEAVLREEKTPELEWQSLPVVHPLQVMLGYKLVGLVDKAHGEVLTKRVRGVRQSLSEAMGLVLPPIGVRDDLGLKPSQYSVVLGGAVIAQAEVFPDRLMAIPSPNLYGQIDGIPGVEPAYGMPVVWIEPGDKAQALGLGYQVVEAPSAIATHLSKLVREYLPELFRHDDVAAVLERLTALAPKLGSALDKAMTHTQLLRVFRVLLAENVSLKDIVPIATTLLDSAETTKDPILLAAEVRCALRRQIVAALFGQRKELLAFNLGGELENMLLGSLNQARQSGKVVLDNYPIDPHLLGQLQVNMPVAREQMKQQGTPPLLLVLPQIRPLLARYARLFAPGLHVLSYNEIPENREVSIIGTVG, via the coding sequence ATGAATTTCCTGAACTCCCTGGTGGCCGAACTGCGCCGCCACAAGTTCGCCACGCCGCTGTTCGTGATGTCCATCCTCGCGATGATCATCCTGCCGCTGCCGCCGATCCTGCTCGACGTGCTGTTCACCTTCAACATCGTGCTGTCGCTGATCGTGATCCTGGTCTCGGTGCAGGCCAAGCGGCCGCTGGACTTCTCGGTGTTCCCCACCGTGATCCTGCTGACCACGATGCTGCGGCTGACGCTGAACGTGGCGTCCACCCGCGTGGTGCTGCTGCATGGCCACGAGGGCACGCATGCCGCCGGCGCGGTGGTCGAAGCATTCGGCAACGTCGTCATCGGCGGCAATTTCGTGGTCGGCCTGGTGGTGTTCGTGATCCTGATGATCATCAACTTCGCCGTCGTCACGAAAGGCGCCGAGCGGATCTCGGAAGTGTCGGCGCGCTTTACCCTCGATGCGCTGCCCGGTAAGCAGATGGCCATCGACGCCGACCTGAACGCGGGCCTGATCAACCAGGAAAAGGCCCAGCTGCGCCGCAAGGAAGTGGCGATGGAAGCCGATTTCTACGGCGCCATGGACGGCGCCTCCAAATTCGTGCGCGGCGATGCGATCGCCTCGATCCTGATCCTCATCATCAACCTCGTCGGCGGCGTGGCGATCGGTTCGATCATGCAGGGCATGGGCTTCGGCGACGCGTTCCGCCAGTATGCGCTGCTGACGATCGGCGACGGCCTGGTGGCGCAGATCCCGGCCCTGCTGCTGTCGGCCGCGGCGGCGATCATCGTTACCCGCGTGTCGGACGCGGGCGACTTCGAGGAGGAAGTCAGCATCCAGCTGCTGGCCAATCCGAGCGTGCTGTACTCTGCCGCCGGCCTGATGGTCATCATGGGCGTCGTGCCCGGCATGCCATGGCTGCCGTTCCTGTCGTTCGCCGGTGCGCTGGCCTATGTGGGCTGGCGCATGCAGCAGCGCGCCGTGGCGCCGCCCGACACCCGGCAGCTGGAAGCCATCGAGGCCGTGCTGCGCGAGGAAAAGACCCCGGAACTGGAGTGGCAAAGCCTGCCGGTGGTGCATCCGCTGCAGGTCATGCTGGGTTATAAACTCGTCGGCCTGGTCGACAAGGCGCATGGCGAGGTACTGACCAAGCGCGTGCGGGGCGTGCGGCAAAGCCTGTCGGAGGCGATGGGCCTGGTGCTGCCGCCGATCGGCGTGCGCGACGACCTGGGCCTGAAGCCGTCGCAGTACTCGGTGGTGCTGGGCGGCGCCGTGATCGCCCAGGCCGAAGTGTTCCCCGACCGGCTGATGGCGATCCCGTCGCCGAACCTGTATGGCCAGATCGATGGCATTCCCGGCGTGGAACCGGCCTACGGCATGCCCGTCGTCTGGATCGAGCCGGGCGACAAGGCGCAGGCGCTGGGGCTGGGCTACCAGGTGGTGGAAGCACCCAGCGCGATCGCCACGCACCTGTCGAAACTGGTCCGCGAATACCTGCCCGAGCTGTTCCGGCACGACGACGTGGCCGCCGTGCTCGAACGCCTCACCGCGCTGGCGCCGAAGCTGGGCTCCGCACTGGACAAGGCGATGACCCACACGCAGCTGCTGCGCGTGTTCCGCGTGCTGCTGGCCGAGAACGTGTCGCTGAAGGATATCGTGCCGATCGCCACCACCCTGCTGGACAGTGCGGAAACCACCAAGGATCCGATCCTGCTGGCGGCCGAGGTGCGCTGCGCGCTGCGGCGCCAGATCGTCGCCGCGCTGTTCGGCCAGCGCAAGGAATTGCTGGCCTTTAACCTGGGCGGGGAACTGGAGAACATGCTGCTGGGTTCGCTGAACCAGGCGCGCCAGTCCGGCAAGGTGGTGCTCGACAATTATCCGATCGATCCGCACCTGCTGGGCCAGCTCCAGGTGAACATGCCGGTCGCGCGCGAGCAGATGAAGCAGCAGGGCACGCCGCCGCTGCTGCTGGTGCTGCCGCAGATCCGGCCGCTGCTGGCCCGCTACGCCCGGCTGTTCGCCCCCGGCCTGCATGTGCTGTCGTATAACGAAATCCCGGAGAACCGCGAAGTGTCGATCATCGGCACGGTCGGGTGA